The Saccharothrix violaceirubra genome segment CTCCGGGGCTCGGACGTGGACGCCGCCCTGCACTACCTGGCCCGGATGATCGAGGCCGGCGAGGATCCCCGGTTCGTCGCGCGGCGGTTGGTGATCTTCGCCAGCGAGGACGTCGGGCTGGCCGATCCGACCGCGTTGCAGACCGCCGTCGCGGCGGCGCAGGCCGTGCAGCTCGTCGGCCTGCCCGAAGGCGGGCTCAACCTCGCCCACGCGACCGTGCACCTGGCCACCGCGCCCAAGTCCAACGCGGTCACCAAGGCCATCGGCCTGGCCATCGACGACGTGCGCAAGGGTGCGATCGGCGCGGTGCCGGCCCACCTGCGCGACGGGCACTACGCGGGCGCGGAGAAGCTCGGCAACGCGCGCGGCTACCGCTACCCGCATGATGTGCCGGAAGGGGTGCTCACCCAGCAGTACCCACCGGACGACCTGGTCGGCCGGGACTACTACACGCCCACGAACCGCGGTGCCGAACGCGTCGTCGCGGAACGTCTGCCCCGACTGCGTCGGGTCGTGCGCGGGGACGAAAATTCCCGTGCCGACCGACCCGGTCGTCTGGAACGGTGACACCGTGACCGACGTACCCGCCAACGGCCATGCGCTGCTCGACTTCAACGCACCGCTGTCCGACGCCCGGTCGTACGACCTGATCTCCGGGCTGCGCGCCCTGGCCGGCAAGGACGTCGTCGACTACGGCTGCGGCTGGGCCGAACTGCTCCTGCGGATCGCCGCGCACGAGCCGGGCGTGCGGGCGGTCGGCGTGGACGACGACGAGTACGCGATCGGCCGGGGCCGGGCCGCCGTCGCCGAACGCGGTCTCACCAACGTCACGCTCCACCAGGCCGACGCCACCACCTGGCCCGGCCGCGCCGACGTGGCCATCTCCATCGGCGCCTCCCACGCGTGGGGCGGCACGCAGGCCACCCTGACCGCCCTGCGCGAGCGCGTCACGCCGGGCGGTCTCCTGCTGCTGGGCGACGGGTTCTGGGAACACCCGCCCACCCCGGCCGCGACGGCGGTGTTCGCCCAGGACGAGTTCGCCGACCTCGCGGGCCTGGTCGACCTCGCGCTCGCCGGCGGCTACCGGCTGCTCGGCCTGACCACCGCCACCCTGGACGAGTGGGACGCGTTCGAGTCGCGCTGGTGCGCGTCCCGTGAACACTGGCTGCTCGACCACCCCGACCACCCGGAGCACGCCGCGGTCCAAGCGATCGTCGACGACCACCGGGACGGCTGGCTCAAGGGTTACCGCACCCACCTGGGTTTCGCGTACCTGACCCTGGCCCGCCGCTAGCGGACCGGTCGTGCCCGCCCGGCCGGGGATACCGGGCGGGCACGACCGGCGCCGCTCACCACCCGTCGTGCGGCGGCACGGCGGTGACGTGGTGCAACGGGTTCGGCACGGTCCCGGTCGTCGGCACGGGCGGGCGCGCGGCCAGGTCCCGGTAGCCCAGCGTCAGCCGGTACGAGTTGAGCGGGAAGCGCAGGAATTCGGCCTCGGTCAACGACCCCGCGTCCATGCGCGCGCCCAACGACGGGAACCGCGTCCGGTACGCGTCCACCTCGCCGCGCACCAACCCCCAGAACCGCTCCCCGGGCACGTCCAGCAGCCGCGCCAACGGCCGGAACACGCCGATCAGCAACGCGTCCACGATGTACTGCCGCAGCACCCGCCACGGCTTGCGCGGCAGCACGTGGTCGTGCGCGTCCGGCTCCGGGCCGCGTTCGGGCACCCGGTCGACGGACAGGTTCACGTCGTCGACCAGGTCCAACAACGCCACCCGCACCGGCATGCCCTGCCCGTCGGTGATCACCACGACGTTCTCGCCGTGCGGGTTCACCGTGATCCCGTACGTGTACAGCAGGTGCAGCAACGGTCGCAGCAGCACGCGCAGCAACGTCGAGAACCACACCTCCGGGTCGGCCGACCCCACGAACGAGCGCACGAGCGGTCGCCCGTCGCGGTCCACGTGCAGCACCGCCGCCAACGACCACGACCGCTCGCCCGCGCGTTCCACCACGGGTTCGCGCCAGATGCAGCCCAACGTCTCCAGCCACTGGTACGGCACGGCACCCGCCCGGGACAGCACCGGGTGCCGCACGGTCACCGACGCCACCTCGCCCAGCAGCGCGGTGCCCCACTCGCCGATCAGCTTGTCCGCGTCCCACAGCCCGCGCAGCCACTGGGTCACGACGGGTGCGGCGGCCGTGCAGTGCGGCGGGATGCCCCGGTAGACCGACGTGTTGAGCACGCGCAGCGGCAGCTTGACCTGGAACCGGCCCGGATCGTCCACATTGGACATCGTGCGGATCGCCTGGGTGGGCAGGTACCAGTCCGGTCCCTCGCCGAGTTCGACGATCCGGCCGGTCGCCAGCTCCGGCGCCCACAGCGTGCGCACGACGTGGTCGAGCTGCCACGGGTGCACCGGCAGCCACACGTAGGCCCGCGGGTCGACGCCGAGTTCCTGCACCACCTCGGTGAACCGCTCCACGGTCATCGGGTCCAGCTCGTGCCGCAGCACGGCCTCCTCGGACAGCTCGGAGGTGCCCCGGAACTCGGCCAGCCCCCGGTGCACGGCCAGCCACGGCAGTCGCAGGGGCGTGCGCGACTCGGGCGCGTACCGGGCCACGTCCTCGGCGCCGAACCCGATCCGGCCCTTGTTCGCGATCAGCCACGGGTGCCCGGTGAGGTGCCCGTCCAGCTCGGCCCGGCCCATCGACGCCAGTTCGGCGGACGGCCGCGCGGTCGCGGCCAGCGCCACGTCGGCCGCGAGCGTGGCCGTCACCTCGGCCAGGAACCCGGCCGTGGTCGCCGGGTCCACGTCCAGTGCCACCAGGGCATCCGCCAGGAACCGCTGCACGTCGGCGCACGGTTGCACCACGTCGTCGCCCAGCACGCCGGTCGCCGTCCGGTGGACCGACGCCGGGTCGACGACCCACCCGCCGAACGCGGTCCGCTCGGCCGTGAACGTGTACACGGCGTCCGGGAAGCGCAGCGCGTAGCCGGGTCCGGGGGTGAGCAGGCCCTCGAAGCACAGCTCGCCGATCGCCTTCGCGAGCAGGGCCGCCGAGCACTCGTGCCACAGGTCAGTCAACGGGTTCTCCCGGTGCGGTGAAAGCGGTGTAGGCGGTGTCGCGGGGCAGCGGGTAGACCTCGCGCCCGGCGACCGCGTTGAGGATCGTGGCGTTGCGCACCGCGCCGATGCCCAGGTCCGGCGCCGCCACGCCGTGGCTGTGCAGGTCGGCGCCCGCGACGAAGATCCGCCCGGTCACGGTCGGGTCCAGCGCGATCGAGTGGTCCAGCGCCACGACGTGACGACCGCGGTGGTCCCGGCGGATCAGCGGTTCCAGCGGGTCGAGGAACGGCGTCGCCGCCTGCTCGTAGCCGGTCGCGGCGACCACGACGTCCGTGCGGTGCCGGAACAGCCGGCCGGTGTCGCGGTGCGCGCACGTCAGCACGGTCTCGCCGGCGACCCGCTCGGACGCCACCACGGCCACGCCCGGCCGCAGTTCGACCGGCGCCAGGCCGCGCTCGAACTCCCGCCGGTACAGCAGGTCGTGCAGCTCCTCCAGGGTCCGTTCGGAGATCGCCCGGTAGTGGCGCCAGTGCTCGGCGCGCAGCTCGTCGCGGCGGTCCTGCGGCAGGCTGTGGAAGTGCCGCACGTACGACGGCGTGGTCATCTCCAGGACCAGCTTGGTGTAGTCCAGCGGCGCGAACACCGGCGTGCGGGTCAACCACGACACGGCCGGACCGCCCGCGAGGTTGCGCCGCACCAGGTCCAGCACGATCTCCGCGCCGGACTGCCCGGACCCGACCACCGTCACCCGGTCGCCGGACACGTCCGAGTGCAGGAACTCCGAACTGTGCACGACCTGTGCTTTGGCCAACGCCGTCGGCACGAGCGGGCGCGTGCCCACGCCGAGCACGAGGTCGCGGGCGTCGAGCGAGAAACCCTCGCCGGACACCACGAACCGGTCGCCGGTCCAGTCCACCCGCGCGACCTCGTGCCCGAAGCGCACGGACGGCAGCCGCTCCACCGCCCACCGCAGGTAGTCCTCGTACTCGCGGCGCGTCGGGTGGAACCGCTCCCGCACGTAGAACCGGTACATCCGGTCCCGGTCGCGCAGGTAGGCCAGGAACGACAGCGGGTGCGTCGGGTCGACCAGCGTCACCAGGTCGGCCAGGAAGCTGACCTGGAGCAGGGCGTCGTCGAACATCATGCCGCTGTGCCAGCGGAACTCCGCCCGCCGGTCGAGCACGACCGCGTCCAGACCGTCCACAGTGGACGCCAGCGCGGCCAGGCCCAGGCCGAACGGTCCGCAGCCGATCGCCACGACGTCGTGCGTCATCGGCCGCGCACCATGAGCAACGCCACCTTGTCCGGCAGCAGCACCTCGCCGACCGGCGCGAACCCGCCCGCCGTGAACGACGCGATCGCCCGCCGGTTGCGCACGTCCGGTTCGAGCACCACGCGCGTGCACAGCGGGTCGGCGTCGAACAGCGCCTCGCACAACGCGGGCAGCAGTTCGCGCACCAGGCCGCGCCCGGTCATTGCCAGCTCGCCGATCGCCACGTGCAGGCCCACGTCGTGCGGCCGGGCCGGGTAGACCGACGCGACCACGTCCCGCGCCGCGCGGTAGATCTCCACGTACAGCACCGGATCGCCCCGGCCGACCAGGCACGGTCGCGAGTGCGCGCCCGCGAGCTGGTCGCGCAGCTCCCGCTCCCAGCGCTCGCGCGGCCACGCCTGGTGCCAGAACGCGGCCACGTGCGGTGCCTGCATCCACCGGTGCAGCAGGTCCACGTCCGGCCCGTCCGGGTCGACGGCGCGCAGCCACCACCCGTCGGGTGTCGGCACGGGCGGCGCGGGCACGCCGGACAGGTCGTCGGTCGCCCGATACGCGTCGAGGTGGGTCACCGGGCGCACCTGCCCTCCCGCAACGGGTTCGGGGCCGCGAAGTACACGGACTGGTTGTCCAGCGGGGCGAGCACCTCGTCGATGCCGGCCAGCCGGGTGAGCAGGTTCGCCTTGCACGGCAACGACTCGGCGGACAACCACCGCTTCGCCAGCCGGTCGCCGTCCGGCCCGGCCCGCGCCAACGCGGGCACCGCGTGCTCCAGCCGGGCGGCCATGACCGCCAGCAGGTCGCGCTCGTCGGCCAATCCCTCCTCGCCGAGGCAGCCGATCACGGCCAGCGCCTGGTTGCGCAGCAGGTAGTAGGTGAGCCGGTCGTCCACGATCGCGTCGTCGACGACGGCCAGGGTGGACTCGTGGACGCCGAGGTGCCCCAGCACCCGCGGCAGGTGCGAGGCGGCCAGGTAGTAGCCCTGGTTGTCCCGGTAGCGTCCGCCGACCACCCGGCCGGCCCGGTCGACGCGGACCAGCGTGTTCTGCTGGTGCGCCTCCAACCCGATGCCGGTCTCCGCGTAGAGGCGCAGCATGGGCACGAGCACGTGGTCGGTGTAGTCGGCGACCCACCGTGCCGCGTCGAGCCGGAGCACGAGTTCGCCCAGCAACGTGCGGCCGATGCCCGGACGCGGCGCCACCAGTCCGGCCAGGCAGCGCGAGTCGCCGATGTCCGAGGGGACCTTCCGCAGCGCCACGTCCAGGCCGGTCACGTCGCCGCCCTCGTCCACCGCGAGCCAGGCCGGGTCGCGCACGACGTCGAACGCCGGGTGCGCGGCGAGCGTCCCGGCCGCGAACCCGGTGTCGAGCAGGCGGTGGATCTCCGACCCGCGGCGCAGCTCGGTGGCCGTCGACTCGCGCCGGGAGTTGGTGATCCGCAGGCCCAGGGACAGCTTGAGCATCACCGGCGAACCCGTGCGGTAGACCGTGCGCAGGCTCGACGTCGCCGACCACGCCGGCCCGGACTCGCCCAGCGGTTCGAGCAGGCCGCGCGAGATCAACGACGCGATCCGGGGCCGGTGCACCAGGTCGCGCGCCTGCCACGGGTGGGCGGGCACCAGCACCCGGCCCGGCTCGGGCGTGCGCCCGGCGAGCGCGGCCAGCAGCGAGGGCGTGTCCGGTCCGTCGACCGCGCCGTGGGAGACGACCTCCTCGGCGGCGGAGAACCAGAACAGCGGGAACGAGCCGCGCAGCTCCGGCGAGAACCGCGCGTTGTCGGCGGCGGAGATGCCGTCCCGGCTCTTGGGCGCGGGGTGGTGCAGGTGCCCGAGCAGCAGGCGTTGTTCGGCCTCCAGGAACCGGTCGGCCGGACCCACGGGCTCGCGCCGGCGGTGCTCCACGAACACCTCGACCCGCCGCACCGACTCGGCCACCCGCTCGACGAGGTCGGCCACGTCCCCGCCGAGCCGCGCGGCCACGAGGGCGGCGGCCAGGACCGGGTCGACGGGCCGCCCGTCGAGCGTGACGACCCCGAACCGGTGCCGCCCGGTGGGCGAGGCGTACCGGACGTCGGCCGCCAGCACCCCGCCCCGCACCTCCACCCGGACCCGGTCGTGGACCGGGACGTCACGCTCGCGGGTCCAGCAGCGCAGCAACGCTTCGAGGTGGGCGTGGGCGGCGGCCTGTCCGGGCGGGCCGCACAGCGGGTCGCCGGCGTCGAGCAGGGGACGTCCCGGCGCGCGATCCCGGGGCCGCACCCGGCCCTCGTGGTGGTCGTGCGCACCGGGACCGCCGGAGGTCGGGTCGCCCAAGCCGCGACCGGCGTCGTGACCGCTCGCGTCCGTGCCATCCGTGCCCGGGGCGGTCGGCGGCCGGCCGACGTCGTGCCCCGCCGGTAAGGGCGGGCGTCCCGGGAACCCCGTGGCGGGTGGGTGGTCGCGCGGGTCCGGCGTCATGCCGCTCCCTCCTCCAGTGTGCGTTCCGCCGCCGCGCCCGCCTCGCGGACCAACGCCAGCAGCGCGGCCAGGTCCGCTTCCCGGGCCTCGGGGTTGAGCAGGGTGAACTTCAGGCACGTCGCCTTGTCCACCCGGGTCCGGCCCACCAGCGCCGAACCCCGGCGCAGCAGGACCCGGCGCAGTTCCGCGTTCACGCCGTCGGACCGGGACTCGTCGGCCGGGCGGTAGCGGAAGACGACCGTCGTCAGCGTCGCCTCGCCCACCAGGTCGAACGACGGGTCGGCGGCGATCAGCCGCGCCGCCCGCACGGCCAGGTCGTGGCAGCGGTCCAGCAGCGCGCCCAACCCGGCCCGGCCCAGTGCCAGCAACGTCGCCGCCACCTTCACCGCGTCCGGCCGCCGGGTCGTCTGCAACGTGCGCCCCAGCGTCCCGTCGTAGCCCTCGGCCCGGTCGTCCTCCGGGTTCAGGTACGCCACGGACCGGTCCAGGGCGCGGAAGACGTCCGGGTCCCGCACCAGCAGCACCCCGGCCGCCGCCGGCTGCCAGCCGATCTTGTGCAGGTCGGCGGTCACCGAGTCGGCCGCCGCGATGCCGTCGACCAGCCCGCGCAGCCGGTCCGAGAACAGCGCGCCGAAGCCGTAGGCCGCGTCCACGTGCAGCCACGTCCCGTACTCGTGCGCCAGCTCGGCCAGTTCGGGCAACGGGTCCACCGAGCCGAAGTCCGTCGTGCCCGCCGTCGCCACGACCGCGACCGGCGTGCCGCCCAGGCGCAGCGACGCCTCCAGGGCGTCGACCCGCATCCGCCGCCGCGCGTCCACCGGCACCGGCCGCACGGCCCGTTCGCCCAGGCCCAGCGCCGCGCACGCCCGCAGCACCGAGAAGTGCGCCAGCTCCGAGCAGAACACCACCGGATCGGGCAGGCCCGCGACACCCTCCTCGCGGGCGTCCAGGCCGTGCCGGGCCGCCGCCGCGTCCCGGGCCAGCAGCAGCGCGGTCAGGTTCGAGAGCGTGCCGCCGGGCGTGAACACGCCGTCGCCCGCGCCGAACCCGGCCAGTTCCACCAGCGCGCCGAGCACCCACCGCTCCACCGCGATCGTCGCCGGACCCGAGTCGTAGGTGTCCAGGGACGCGTTGGACGCGCTGGCCAGCGCGTCGGCCTCGACGGCGACCGCCAGCGGCGGCGGCTGGAGGTGGGCCGCGCTGAACGGGCTGGTCAGGTCCGCGCCGTACTCGTCGAGCACGCGGCGCACCAGCGCCAGCGCGGCCGGTCCGCCCACGCCCCGGTGCGGCAGTCCGGGACCGAGCAGGTGTGCGGCGGCGGCGAGGACCTCGAACGGGCGGCCGGCGGGCAACGGTCGTCGGGAGGAACGAGCGGCGAACACGGCACCTCCGACGGTCGACTAAGGTTAGGCTTACCTCATCTACGCGGCGTCGTGTCAAGCGAGTGTGACGACCAGGTCGCACGCTGTGACCAACGGTAGCCGTCGGGAACCCGGTCCAGTGGGAGCCATTCGGGCGTATCGATCGACTCCCCGTGATCAACCGGGAGGCGCGGTCGGCACCGCCGATCCGCCGACGACCGGATGTCGTTCGAGTCGGCGAGCGTGCTCGCGGTAACCTGTCGACCACCGTGCCGAGCACTACCCTCCAGGAGGATTTCGTGTCGCCAGGGCAGATCGCCGCACTGGTCGCCGCCGGTGCGTTCCTGCTGCTCGTGCTCCTGCTGGCGATCCCGTTGATCAAGCTGGGCCGGACGCTCGACGAGGCGACCATCGCCATCCGCAAGGCCCACGTGAACAGCGACCCGATCTTCTCCGGCGCCAACACGACGATCACGCACGTCAACACCCAGCTCGAGCGCGTGGACGGCATCACCGCCGACGCCCGCGCGGTCACCGGGAACGTCTCGGCGCTCACCTCGCTGTTCACCGCCACGCTCGGCGGACCGCTGGTCAAGGCCGCCGCGCTGTCGTGGGGCCTGAGCAAGGCCGTCCGCGCCCGTCGCAAGGCCGCCGACGCGCCCGCCGGCCGGCACGGTCGGAGGCGGGGTCGGCGATGAGGCGCCTGTTCTGGTTCGGGATCGGCCTGGCCCTCGGGGTCGTCGCCACCCGCAAGGTCAACCAGGCCGCCCACGCGGCCACCCCCGCCGGCATCGGCGAGAACGTCGGCGAGGGCCTGCGCGCCCTGGCCGGTGCCCTGGGCGAGTTCGGCGCCGACGTGCGCGCCGGCATGGCCGAGCGCGAGCACGAACTGCGGGACGACGTCCAGCGCCGCACGGGCCACACGCCGGGCCGGCGAGCGCGCGGGGCGAACGACTGATCGAGCACGACCCGAGTCGTTCGCCTTATCGCGCCCCGAAACCTCCACCCGGACAAGGACCGAGCCAGTGCAGACCCACGAGATCGTCAAGCGCTTCCGCGAGCACTTCGAGAAAGCCGGCCACAAGTTCGTGCCCAGCGCCTCGCTGCTGCTCGACGACCCGAACCTGCTGTTCGTCAACGCCGGCATGGTGCCGTTCAAGCCCTACTTCCTCGGCGAGGCCCCGCCGCCCGCCCCGCGCATGACCAGCGTCCAGAAGTGCGTGCGCACCCCGGACATCGACGAGGTCGGCAAGACCACCCGCCACCTCACGTTCTTCCAGATGGCCGGCAACTTCTCCATCGGCGACTACTTCAAGGAAGACGCCATCCGGCTGGCCTGGGAACTGGTCACCAACCCCCAGGACCAGGGCGGCTACGGCTTCGACCCCGAGCGCATCTGGGTGACCGTCTACCTGGACGACGACGAGGCCATCGAGCTGTGGCAGAAGGTCGCCGGCCTGCCGCTGGAGCGCATCCAGCGCCGTGACGTCGAGGACAACTTCTGGTCCATGGGCGTGCCCGGACCGTGCGGCCCCTGCTCGGAGATCTACTACGACCGCGGCCCCGAGTACGGCCGGGAGGGCGGCCCGGTCGTCGACGAGGACCGGTACCTGGAGATCTGGAACCTGGTCTTCATGCAGAACGTCCGGGGCGAGGGCGGTGCCAAGAAGGACTACCCGATCCTGGGTGAGCTGCCCGCCAAGAACATCGACACCGGCATGGGCGTCGAGCGCGTCGCCTACCTGCTCCAGGGCGTCGACAACGTCTACGAGACCGACCTGGTCCGCGCCGTCATCACCAAGGCCGAGGAACTGTCCGGTCGCAAGTACGGCGACAACGAGACCGACGACGTCCGGTTCCGCGTCATCGCCGACCACGCCCGGTCCGGCGTCCTGCTCGTGGGCGACGGCGTCACGCCCGGCAACGAGGCCCGCGGCTACGTCCTGCGCCGCCTGCTGCGCCGCATCATCCGCTCGTCGCGCCTGCTCGGCGTGACGCAGCCGGTGCTGCCGCTGTTCGCCGAGGTCGTCCGCGACTCCATGGGCCCGGCCTACCCCGAGCTGGTCGGCGGCTACGCCCGCATCGAGCAGGTCCTCAAGGCCGAGGAGGACACCTTCCTGCGCACCCTGGACTCCGGGTCGCGGATCTTCGAGACCGCCGCCGGCCAGGTCAAGGCCGAGGGCCTGGCCACGCTGCCCGGCGACAAGGCGTTCCAGCTGCACGACA includes the following:
- a CDS encoding SAM-dependent methyltransferase; the protein is MTDVPANGHALLDFNAPLSDARSYDLISGLRALAGKDVVDYGCGWAELLLRIAAHEPGVRAVGVDDDEYAIGRGRAAVAERGLTNVTLHQADATTWPGRADVAISIGASHAWGGTQATLTALRERVTPGGLLLLGDGFWEHPPTPAATAVFAQDEFADLAGLVDLALAGGYRLLGLTTATLDEWDAFESRWCASREHWLLDHPDHPEHAAVQAIVDDHRDGWLKGYRTHLGFAYLTLARR
- a CDS encoding IucA/IucC family protein, with the translated sequence MTDLWHECSAALLAKAIGELCFEGLLTPGPGYALRFPDAVYTFTAERTAFGGWVVDPASVHRTATGVLGDDVVQPCADVQRFLADALVALDVDPATTAGFLAEVTATLAADVALAATARPSAELASMGRAELDGHLTGHPWLIANKGRIGFGAEDVARYAPESRTPLRLPWLAVHRGLAEFRGTSELSEEAVLRHELDPMTVERFTEVVQELGVDPRAYVWLPVHPWQLDHVVRTLWAPELATGRIVELGEGPDWYLPTQAIRTMSNVDDPGRFQVKLPLRVLNTSVYRGIPPHCTAAAPVVTQWLRGLWDADKLIGEWGTALLGEVASVTVRHPVLSRAGAVPYQWLETLGCIWREPVVERAGERSWSLAAVLHVDRDGRPLVRSFVGSADPEVWFSTLLRVLLRPLLHLLYTYGITVNPHGENVVVITDGQGMPVRVALLDLVDDVNLSVDRVPERGPEPDAHDHVLPRKPWRVLRQYIVDALLIGVFRPLARLLDVPGERFWGLVRGEVDAYRTRFPSLGARMDAGSLTEAEFLRFPLNSYRLTLGYRDLAARPPVPTTGTVPNPLHHVTAVPPHDGW
- a CDS encoding lysine N(6)-hydroxylase/L-ornithine N(5)-oxygenase family protein, with protein sequence MTHDVVAIGCGPFGLGLAALASTVDGLDAVVLDRRAEFRWHSGMMFDDALLQVSFLADLVTLVDPTHPLSFLAYLRDRDRMYRFYVRERFHPTRREYEDYLRWAVERLPSVRFGHEVARVDWTGDRFVVSGEGFSLDARDLVLGVGTRPLVPTALAKAQVVHSSEFLHSDVSGDRVTVVGSGQSGAEIVLDLVRRNLAGGPAVSWLTRTPVFAPLDYTKLVLEMTTPSYVRHFHSLPQDRRDELRAEHWRHYRAISERTLEELHDLLYRREFERGLAPVELRPGVAVVASERVAGETVLTCAHRDTGRLFRHRTDVVVAATGYEQAATPFLDPLEPLIRRDHRGRHVVALDHSIALDPTVTGRIFVAGADLHSHGVAAPDLGIGAVRNATILNAVAGREVYPLPRDTAYTAFTAPGEPVD
- a CDS encoding GNAT family N-acetyltransferase; its protein translation is MTHLDAYRATDDLSGVPAPPVPTPDGWWLRAVDPDGPDVDLLHRWMQAPHVAAFWHQAWPRERWERELRDQLAGAHSRPCLVGRGDPVLYVEIYRAARDVVASVYPARPHDVGLHVAIGELAMTGRGLVRELLPALCEALFDADPLCTRVVLEPDVRNRRAIASFTAGGFAPVGEVLLPDKVALLMVRGR
- a CDS encoding IucA/IucC family protein, with the protein product MTPDPRDHPPATGFPGRPPLPAGHDVGRPPTAPGTDGTDASGHDAGRGLGDPTSGGPGAHDHHEGRVRPRDRAPGRPLLDAGDPLCGPPGQAAAHAHLEALLRCWTRERDVPVHDRVRVEVRGGVLAADVRYASPTGRHRFGVVTLDGRPVDPVLAAALVAARLGGDVADLVERVAESVRRVEVFVEHRRREPVGPADRFLEAEQRLLLGHLHHPAPKSRDGISAADNARFSPELRGSFPLFWFSAAEEVVSHGAVDGPDTPSLLAALAGRTPEPGRVLVPAHPWQARDLVHRPRIASLISRGLLEPLGESGPAWSATSSLRTVYRTGSPVMLKLSLGLRITNSRRESTATELRRGSEIHRLLDTGFAAGTLAAHPAFDVVRDPAWLAVDEGGDVTGLDVALRKVPSDIGDSRCLAGLVAPRPGIGRTLLGELVLRLDAARWVADYTDHVLVPMLRLYAETGIGLEAHQQNTLVRVDRAGRVVGGRYRDNQGYYLAASHLPRVLGHLGVHESTLAVVDDAIVDDRLTYYLLRNQALAVIGCLGEEGLADERDLLAVMAARLEHAVPALARAGPDGDRLAKRWLSAESLPCKANLLTRLAGIDEVLAPLDNQSVYFAAPNPLREGRCAR
- a CDS encoding pyridoxal phosphate-dependent decarboxylase family protein translates to MFAARSSRRPLPAGRPFEVLAAAAHLLGPGLPHRGVGGPAALALVRRVLDEYGADLTSPFSAAHLQPPPLAVAVEADALASASNASLDTYDSGPATIAVERWVLGALVELAGFGAGDGVFTPGGTLSNLTALLLARDAAAARHGLDAREEGVAGLPDPVVFCSELAHFSVLRACAALGLGERAVRPVPVDARRRMRVDALEASLRLGGTPVAVVATAGTTDFGSVDPLPELAELAHEYGTWLHVDAAYGFGALFSDRLRGLVDGIAAADSVTADLHKIGWQPAAAGVLLVRDPDVFRALDRSVAYLNPEDDRAEGYDGTLGRTLQTTRRPDAVKVAATLLALGRAGLGALLDRCHDLAVRAARLIAADPSFDLVGEATLTTVVFRYRPADESRSDGVNAELRRVLLRRGSALVGRTRVDKATCLKFTLLNPEAREADLAALLALVREAGAAAERTLEEGAA
- a CDS encoding DUF948 domain-containing protein, translating into MSPGQIAALVAAGAFLLLVLLLAIPLIKLGRTLDEATIAIRKAHVNSDPIFSGANTTITHVNTQLERVDGITADARAVTGNVSALTSLFTATLGGPLVKAAALSWGLSKAVRARRKAADAPAGRHGRRRGRR